The genomic stretch TTCTCGGGTAGGGCTGATGGATGGCTTTAGTTATATGGCGTTTATTGTTCCTGGTTTGATTATGATGTCGGTGATCACCAATTCGTATTCGAATGTGGCATCGTCGTTTTACAGTGCTAAGTTCCAGGGTAATATTGAAGAATTGTTAGTATCGCCAGTACCGACGTATATCATTATTGCGGGTTATGTAGGTGGTGGTGTTGCACGTGGTGTGCTGGTGGGCTTTATTGTTACCTGCGTATCGCTGTTCTTTGTACCACTACAGATCCATAGTGTATTAGTGATTGTCACTACGTTATTACTGACTTCGATTTTATTCGCGTTAGCGGGTTTATTAAATGCCATTTTTGCGAAAAGCTTTGATGACATTTCCATTATTCCAACGTTTATATTAACGCCGTTAACCTATTTAGGCGGGGTGTTTTATTCAACATCATTGCTACCACCTGTATGGGAAACTATTTCACACGCCAATCCAATTATCTATATGGTCAGCGCGTTCCGTAATGGTTTCTTAGGTATTGAAAATATTCCATTATTCTATTCATTTGCTGTCATCATCGGCTTTATCGCCGTGTTATATACACTGGTATATCGCTTGATCAGTAAAGGTGTAGGTTTAAGAAGTTAAAAGCTAAAGAGACCCCCTCCCAGCCTCCCCCTAAAGATAAGGGGAGGAGTGGTCTTATTCCCCCCTTTGTTTTAAGGGGGGGCTAGGGGGGGTCATCACTAAATATTTAAAACTCGGTAAAAGACATGAACACTAATCAGCAAACAACACAAGACGATGCTATGGGTAATTCTCGCGAGATCACCACTAACCAAACAGGCTTGAACGAGCACTTAGACGAAGTGGTGCTAAAGCATTTAGCGCATAAATTCCGTAAACCATACCGTCAGCATACGGTTGAAGCATTTGAACAGATGCAAGCGATTGTTGCAGCAGATCCACGCCCAATTATCTTTGATTCATGCTGTGGTGTAGGAGAAAGTACGGCAAAAATCGCACAACTGCACCCAGACTGTTTAGTATTTGGTATGGATAAGTCTGCAGACCGCTTAGATCGTAATGAGCAGCATCGTCATGCGCATCAAGTGGATGGTCAGGTTTACCATTTGTTCCAAGTTGATTTAAATGATTTATGGCGTTTAGCGGTTGATGCAGGTTGGCAGTTACACAAGCATTATATCTTGTATCCAAACCCATGGCCGAAAGCCAAACATTTACAACGTCGCTGGCATGGCGCCGCGGTATTCCCGTCTATTATCGCTTTAGGTGGTGAATTGGAGTTACGCAGTAACTGGCCGTTGTATTTACAAGAGTTTCAGCGTGCGTTGGAGTTGGCGAAAGTTGATAGTGAATTGCAGACTTATACGGCTGCTGAAGCGACAACGCCGTTCGAACGTAAGTATTGGGCGAGTGGTCAAACTTCATGGCAGTTATTAGCTAAGTTGTAGACCGTACTGTTTACGCAAAGATGTAGTTTATAAATTATAGAATGAAAAATGCCGAATGAATTCATTCGGCATTTTTGTATCTGTTAATATCTATATGTATAAATAATTAAGCTTCTTTAGTATTTCTATGGTTACGCACTGCGCTCATCACT from Moritella marina ATCC 15381 encodes the following:
- a CDS encoding ABC transporter permease; its protein translation is MKANYLIAFKSILNKEITRFTRIWVQTLVPPAITMSLYFVIFGNLIGSRVGLMDGFSYMAFIVPGLIMMSVITNSYSNVASSFYSAKFQGNIEELLVSPVPTYIIIAGYVGGGVARGVLVGFIVTCVSLFFVPLQIHSVLVIVTTLLLTSILFALAGLLNAIFAKSFDDISIIPTFILTPLTYLGGVFYSTSLLPPVWETISHANPIIYMVSAFRNGFLGIENIPLFYSFAVIIGFIAVLYTLVYRLISKGVGLRS
- the trmB gene encoding tRNA (guanine(46)-N(7))-methyltransferase TrmB, coding for MNTNQQTTQDDAMGNSREITTNQTGLNEHLDEVVLKHLAHKFRKPYRQHTVEAFEQMQAIVAADPRPIIFDSCCGVGESTAKIAQLHPDCLVFGMDKSADRLDRNEQHRHAHQVDGQVYHLFQVDLNDLWRLAVDAGWQLHKHYILYPNPWPKAKHLQRRWHGAAVFPSIIALGGELELRSNWPLYLQEFQRALELAKVDSELQTYTAAEATTPFERKYWASGQTSWQLLAKL